The Clostridium septicum genome contains a region encoding:
- a CDS encoding glycerol dehydrogenase, which yields MSKIIICPNKYVQGKGEIKNLSKHTKNLGKSIFIVASPNGIKRTKVIIEESFNESGCSLVFESFNGECSKKEIDRLGKIIVDNKCDVIVGIGGGKIFDTVKVVAYYKKIPVVIVPTIASTDAPCSALSVIYTEEGIFSEYLLLPKNPDLVLVDTEIIAKSPTRLLMAGIGDALATYFEARACVRSNALNMAGGEITKTALVLAKLCYTTLLEDGFKAKLAVENNVTTKSVENIIEANTFLSGIGFESGGLAAAHAIHNGFTVLEQCHHLYHGEKVAFGTIVQLVLENSPTEEIEEVIKFCIKLGLPVTLEDMGINKIIEEEIKAVADASCAEGETIYNMPFEITSNDVYAAIISANSLGCYYKTNAL from the coding sequence GTCCAAATGGTATTAAAAGAACTAAAGTTATAATCGAAGAAAGCTTTAATGAATCTGGATGCAGTTTAGTTTTTGAATCTTTTAATGGTGAATGTTCAAAAAAAGAAATTGATAGGTTAGGAAAAATAATAGTAGATAATAAATGTGATGTAATAGTAGGAATTGGAGGTGGCAAAATATTTGATACAGTTAAAGTTGTAGCCTATTATAAAAAAATTCCTGTAGTTATTGTTCCTACTATTGCTTCTACCGATGCACCTTGTAGTGCATTATCTGTAATATATACAGAGGAAGGTATATTTAGTGAATATCTTTTATTGCCTAAAAACCCTGATTTAGTATTAGTTGATACAGAAATTATAGCTAAATCTCCTACAAGACTTCTTATGGCTGGTATCGGTGATGCGTTAGCAACTTATTTTGAAGCAAGAGCTTGTGTTAGATCTAATGCTTTAAATATGGCAGGTGGTGAAATTACAAAAACTGCATTAGTATTAGCTAAATTATGTTACACCACTTTATTAGAGGATGGCTTCAAAGCAAAACTTGCAGTTGAAAATAATGTAACTACAAAGTCAGTTGAAAATATTATAGAAGCTAATACTTTTTTAAGCGGTATAGGATTTGAAAGTGGTGGTCTTGCGGCAGCACATGCAATACATAATGGATTTACAGTTTTAGAACAATGCCATCATTTATATCATGGTGAAAAAGTTGCTTTTGGAACTATAGTACAACTTGTATTAGAAAATAGTCCTACAGAAGAAATTGAAGAAGTCATAAAATTCTGTATTAAACTTGGACTTCCTGTCACTTTAGAAGATATGGGAATAAATAAGATAATTGAAGAGGAAATTAAAGCAGTTGCAGATGCTTCATGTGCAGAAGGAGAAACTATTTATAACATGCCTTTTGAAATAACATCAAATGATGTATATGCTGCAATTATTTCAGCAAACTCTTTAGGATGCTATTATAAAACAAATGCTTTGTAG
- a CDS encoding glycyl-radical enzyme activating protein, which produces MTCEKGIIFNIQRFSIHDGPGIRTVVFLKGCPLHCPWCSNPESQNNNIQITWDKNKCINCEKCIDICPTKSLSNIIKDGNKIISVNEKTCVGCLKCKNECPQSAISYEGEFKDVDEIINEVMKDDVFYDESGGGVTISGGEVLQQAEFAMQLLKKAHENGLHTASETTCYTDFETFKRFIENLDLLLCDIKHYDSNKHRDVVGVSLENIQKNIKYAIDCGLDVIGRIPIIPGFNFSIKDAIGLSDALINLGINKVNLLPFHQFGENKYTLLNKTYNMSDVDALKKDDPKFLEFVSIFKEKGLDVSF; this is translated from the coding sequence ATGACTTGTGAAAAAGGCATTATTTTTAATATTCAAAGATTCAGTATTCATGATGGCCCAGGAATCAGAACCGTAGTCTTTTTAAAAGGATGTCCATTACATTGCCCTTGGTGTTCGAATCCAGAATCTCAAAATAATAATATTCAAATAACCTGGGATAAAAATAAATGTATTAATTGTGAAAAATGTATTGATATATGTCCTACTAAGTCTTTAAGTAACATTATAAAAGACGGCAATAAAATTATTTCAGTTAATGAAAAAACATGTGTAGGTTGCCTAAAATGTAAGAATGAATGCCCACAAAGTGCTATTTCTTATGAGGGCGAATTTAAAGATGTAGATGAAATTATTAATGAAGTGATGAAAGATGATGTATTTTATGATGAAAGCGGAGGTGGAGTAACTATTTCTGGTGGAGAAGTTCTTCAACAAGCTGAATTTGCAATGCAATTATTAAAAAAGGCTCACGAAAATGGTTTGCATACAGCTAGTGAAACTACTTGTTATACTGATTTCGAAACTTTTAAACGATTTATAGAAAATTTAGATTTACTTTTATGTGATATTAAACATTATGATAGTAATAAGCATAGAGATGTTGTTGGTGTTTCTTTAGAAAATATACAGAAAAATATAAAATATGCTATAGACTGTGGTTTAGATGTAATTGGTAGAATTCCTATTATTCCAGGATTTAATTTTAGTATTAAAGATGCAATAGGACTTTCAGATGCGTTAATAAATCTTGGCATAAATAAAGTAAATCTTCTCCCATTTCATCAGTTTGGAGAAAATAAATATACGTTACTAAATAAAACCTATAATATGAGTGATGTTGATGCTTTAAAAAAAGATGACCCTAAGTTTTTAGAGTTTGTATCAATATTTAAAGAAAAAGGGTTAGATGTTTCATTCTAA